In one window of Erythrolamprus reginae isolate rEryReg1 chromosome 1, rEryReg1.hap1, whole genome shotgun sequence DNA:
- the ANKLE1 gene encoding ankyrin repeat and LEM domain-containing protein 1 isoform X1 — translation MKNTAFQLAARLCKALRGQDDGMVAVLLWEGANPNLVLPEGMAPMHLAAGLEQENGTRGLHLLLQHGGDPNVRSGEGLTPLHVAASWGCPACLTLLLTEGGDPHLEDQDGNSAFDLAVEQGNERCAHILQDGGWTSDFSERRAESFLTTISEEAGQTGPDDSLPCPPDRRPLSSLKEARPHRDPPAEAAPNGAPELCTRDWSAASFLTEGSWRGDTVVDLADFGAQPADSPDAFPPPRELTSSRAHVQTPWDGEVGVPLSDAGGKRGIQAPAEGGYSSRPGPATALGGPLSLVGPRVPSFRAAQSPEKTLPPSASLRPEPEAARLHRPPRGLSQRCGPLDLSLWVRVPSQDALDITCLDPQAESTAVSDLGKVVVVESDSVLGVSGTLDGCSVRGKSPGRCSTASVDRFLSCVSECSISAAEGGPGDGCGPEWESRKAALPKSGCNSGSGGGSPACVGMMGLHGQRSPPTRGAARIFPRSWDLALPHSQNPWEGPQGRAQSVVAPPENGGPWEGSVWGPEGPTEIRGLHVGRQGPSPSGAREGVAEVGRRGEPSSSTQDTVPVQWASEERDRSCGCRGQLGPSSTLVGTGRFLDRHTSIGEEPPCTLDAQLRSMMLATRVALCPLLSLSRKGCPASPKSPLVGTLPQQSLTASSLFEEPLEMPRRPRRVRKGPGPASPRGAAGFSRSPPSAREEAEQTGEGRTLSAVPSSRKPSSNPGPGSWGHSLASSRGDVGKGEGPSGRADLGAGKPPPGGAARSCPEVGQMERLSARAEKISTVSFSRMSGRGPSATSPPGSWSPIQQQVPLSPGGRPTNLSTTEPVEYLYVDEEEGQTLIERHLPPTDDSGASSSEDTLLLYDWQACARATVVGRQADGDWPPLNPEYLTDGALARKLRELGADPGPVTSLTRKLYVRLLERLIRDPETLARKGYAAYSPELTSALRTYRIPTCKADEMALAAEFDQPDKSRRWREGLMKSSFNYLLLDPRVTQNLPACCQLLSPAEAFRVFVRAIFYVGKGTRSRPYCHLYEALTHHRQGQGTPTCRQVSSKVQHILDIWAGGQGVVSMHCFQNVVPVEAYTREACMVDAIGLKMLTNQKKGNYYGLVSGWPVKRRRALGVFLLHRALRIFLAEGERQLRPADI, via the exons GATGGGAACTCGGCCTTCGACCTGGCTGTGGAGCAGGGGAACGAACGTTGCGCCCACATCCTGCAGGACGGAGGGTGGACGAGCGACTTCT CTGAGCGGAGAGCAGAAAGCTTCTTGACCACCATATCGGAAGAGGCTGGGCAAACTGGTCCGGACGATTCTCTCCCTTGTCCACCTGATAGACGGCCACTGTCCTCCCTGAAGGAGGCTCGTCCACACCGGGATCCACCTGCGGAAGCCGCTCCAAACGGTGCCCCCGAGCTTTGCACCCGGGACTGGTCGGCCGCCTCCTTTCTCACCGAGGGATCCTGGCGGGGAGACACCGTTGTGGACCTGGCGGACTTTGGGGCCCAGCCGGCAGACTCCCCCGATGCCTTCCCGCCCCCCAGGGAGCTGACCTCCAGCCGTGCCCATGTGCAGACCCCCTGGGATGGCGAGGTGGGTGTCCCTCTGTCGGACGCTGGTGGGAAGCGGGGCATCCAGGCCCCTGCAGAGGGAGGGTACAGCTCACGCCCAGGTCCAGCCACGGCTCTGGGGGGACCCCTTTCTTTAGTGGGTCCCAGGGTTCCCTCGTTCAGAGCCGCACAATCCCCAGAGAAGACCCTGCCGCCCTCTGCCAGCCTCAGGCCTGAACCAGAAGCGGCCCGACTCCATCGCCCACCGCGTGGCCTTTCTCAGCGGTGTGGCCCCCTGGATCTGAGCCTCTGGGTGAGGGTCCCAAGCCAGGATGCGCTGGACATCACCTGCCTCGATCCCCAGGCCGAGTCCACAGCCGTGTCGGACTTGGGAAAGGTGGTGGTGGTCGAATCGGACTCTGTCCTGGGGGTCAGCGGGACTCTGGACGGATGCTCGGTGCGAGGAAAGTCTCCGGGCAGATGCTCAACTGCCAGCGTTGACCGGTTCCTTTCGTGTGTGAGTGAATGTTCCATCAGTGCCGCGGAAGGAGGCCCAGGAGACGGCTGTGGTCCCGAGTGGGAATCCAGGAAGGCTGCCCTCCCTAAAAGCGGCTGCAACAGCGGCAGTGGAGGAGGGTCTCCCGCCTGCGTGGGGATGATGGGTCTCCACGGCCAGAGGTCTCCGCCCACCAGAGGGGCTGCCCGGATCTTTCCCAGGAGTTGGGATTTGGCTCTGCCCCACAGCCAGAACCCGTGGGAGGGTCCACAAGGGAGGGCACAGTCCGTGGTGGCTCCACCAGAGAACGGGGGTCCTTGGGAAGGGTCTGTGTGGGGGCCTGAGGGACCCACGGAGATTCGGGGGCTGCATGTGGGGCGCCAGGGGCCGTCTCCATCTGGAGcaagggagggggtggcagaGGTGGGCAGGAGAGGGGAACCCAGCTCGTCCACTCAAGACACCGTCCCCGTCCAGTGGGCATCGGAAGAGAGGGATCGTTCCTGTGGCTGCAGGGGTCAGCTTGGGCCGAGCAGCACCCTGGTTGGCACAGGGAGGTTCCTGGATCGACACACCAGCATCGGAGAAGAGCCCCCCTGCACTCTGGATGCCCAGCTGCGGTCGATGATGCTGGCCACCAGGGTCGCCCTCTGCCCGCTCCTCTCCTTGAGCCGGAAGGGCTGCCCTGCGTCCCCCAAAAGCCCTCTGGTTGGGACCCTTCCCCAGCAGAGCCTCACCGCCTCCTCTCTTTTCGAGGAGCCCCTGGAGATGCCCAGGCGCCCCAGGAGAGTCAGGAAGGGCCCCGGACCGGCCTCTCCCCGAGGGGCTGCCGGTTTCAGCCGCTCCCCTCCCTCGGCCAGAGAGGAGGCAGAGCAGACGGGGGAGGGCCGAACCCTGTCGGCTGTTCCCAGCAGCAGGAAGCCGTCCTCGAACCCAGGACCTGGCTCTTGGGGCCATTCCCTTGCCAGCTCAAGGGGAGATGTGGGcaaaggggaagggccttctgggAGGGCAGACTTGGGGGCAGGAAAGCCCCCTCCGGGAGGTGCTGCTCGGAGCTGTCCAGAGGTTGGGCAAATGGAGAGATTGAGTGCACGAGCGGAGAAGATCTCCACGGTCAGTTTCAGCCGGATGTCTGGGAGGGGCCCGTCTGCCACCTCCCCCCCAGGAAGCTGGAGCCCCATTCAGCAGCAGGTACCGCTGTCGCCAGGGGGCCGGCCCACGAATCTGAGCACCACGGAGCCCGTGGAATACCTCTACGTGGACGAGGAAGAGGGACAGACCCTCATCGAGCGGCACCTGCCCCCCACGGACGACTCGGGGGCCAGCAGCTCCGAAGACACCCTCCTCCTTTACGACTGGCAGGCGTGTGCCAGGGCAACGGTGGTGGGCAGGCAGGCTGATGGGGACTGGCCCCCTTTGAACCCGGAGTACCTGACCGACGGAGCTCTGGCCCGCAAGCTGCGCGAGTTGGGGGCCGACCCAGGGCCAGTGACATCCCTCACTCGGAAGCTGTATGTGCGGCTCTTGGAGAGGCTGATCAGGGACCCCGAAACCCTGGCCCGGAAGGGATACGCAG CCTACAGCCCAGAACTGACCTCTGCCCTGCGCACCTACCGGATCCCCACCTGCAAAGCTGACGAGATGGCTCTGGCCGCAGAGTTTGACCAGCCGGACAAGAGCCGGAGGTGGCGGGAGGGGCTGATGAAGTCCAGCTTCAACTACCTGCTGCTGGACCCCAG AGTGACCCAgaacctgcctgcctgctgccagcTGCTCAGCCCGGCCGAGGCCTTCAGGGTCTTTGTCCGTGCCATCTTCTATGTGGGCAAGGGGACACGTAGCCGGCCCTACTGCCACCTCTACGAAGCCTTGACCCACCACCGGCAGGGACAGGGGACCCCCACATGTCGgcag GTTTCCTCCAAAGTCCAGCACATCCTGGACATTTGGGCCGGGGGCCAGGGGGTCGTCTCCATGCACTGCTTCCAGAACGTCGTCCCTGTGGAGGCTTATACCCGCGAGGCCTGCATGGTGGACGCCATCG GCTTGAAGATGCTGACCAATCAGAAGAAGGGGAACTACTACGGCCTGGTGTCCGGCTGGCCCGTGAAACGCCGGAGGGCCCTGGGGGTCTTCCTGCTCCACCGAGCCCTGCGGATCTTCCTGGCTGAGGGGGAGCGGCAGCTGCGGCCGGCTGATATCTGA